From a single Pieris rapae chromosome 17, ilPieRapa1.1, whole genome shotgun sequence genomic region:
- the LOC110998365 gene encoding transient receptor potential-gamma protein, with protein sequence MSAGSGERRPSTCRVELGTLLAPGPRPLDTKVKRHSIHGMTEEDNVVRPHQEMAVLSLEEKKYLLGVERGDVAGTRRVLQRARDTGHINVDCVDPLGRSALLMAIDNENLEMVELLLEFGVETRDALLHAISEEFVEAVEALLDHEERTRKEGEPHSWEALPPETATFTSDITPLTLAAHRDSYEIIKLLLDRGARLPAPHDVRCGCDECVRSRREDSLRHSRSRINAYRALASPSLIALSSKDPILTAFELSWELRRLSALEHEFKTEYQELRGQCQEFATALLDHTRTSHELQVLLNHEKGCPQPPPLLEPGAPERMRLSRLKLAIKLRQKKFVAHPNVQQLLASIWYESVPGFRRKNMVLQAAEMVRIGAMFPLYSLAYLAAPHSTAGRMLRKPFIKFLCHSASYFMFLFLLILASQRIETTAGIFGGGPADAPVSRRGSPPTLVEWLILAWVSGLIWSEVKQLWDMGLREYVHDMWNVIDFVTNSLYVATVALRVVSHFQVRREMHLGLQWNQPREKWDAWDPMLLSEGLFSAANIFSSLKLVYIFSVNPHLGPLQVSLSRMVLDILKFFVLDILVIFAFSCGLNQLLWYYADMEKKRCPSAGAHAPTNSTAPQDPDACVVWRRFANLFETMQTLFWAAFGLVDLDSFELDGIKIFTRFWGMLMFGTYAVINVIVLLNLLIAMMNHSYQLISERADVEWKFARSKLWISYFEEGGTAPPPFNVLPSPKSALYAWRWLQRRLCGHARAKREHMRTIRRKAKQTTEREFRYQAIMRNLVRRYVTVQQRRAECGGVTEDDVNEIKQDVSAFRCELVEILRNSGMNTSTANAGAPGGGGGKKNRQKERRLMKGFNIAGGSLAPVDEFFASLHHDHGGAHGGGHHGSLSALLGGRLRTSQSSLSDGPGGPAPRKPPHHKRRWGTIIEAARAARVSRLIGRSRSEDSVCDHAGPSPSGSERSDSGSDSQRSPERAPRGRPSHPLSALAALKCKRKKFGDSRRQADGGMEALQRASSVPARAPPAPRAAPPVARPQQPVAPDEAATKGGSREPLLASLEDDALKDKCGQCGYDSGGGESARVNGAREADTGTESCGRCAALARLAGVTPLHGHAPHHSAGWL encoded by the exons ATGTCGGCCGGTAGCGGCGAGCGGCGGCCCTCCACGTGCCGGGTGGAACTGGGCACCTTGCTGGCGCCCGGGCCGCGTCCTCTCGACACCAAGGTCAAG AGACACAGCATCCATGGCATGACGGAGGAGGACAACGTGGTGCGGCCGCACCAGGAGATGGCCGTGCTATCGTTGGAGGAGAAGAAGTATCTGCTCGGCGTGGAGCGCGGCGACGTGGCCGGGACGCGCCGGGTGCTGCAGCGCGCGCGCGACACCGGGCACATCAACGTGGATTGTGTCGATCCGCTGGGCCGCAGTGCGCTGCTTATGGCCATCGACAACGAGAACCTAGAGATGGTCGAGCTGCTTCTCGAGTTTGGTGTCGAAACGCGCGACGCGTTGCTGCACGCCATCTCGGAGGAGTTCGTCGAGGCCGTCGAGGCGCTGCTCGACCACGAGGAACGTACACGCAAGGAAGGAGAGCCGCAT AGTTGGGAGGCTCTCCCGCCGGAGACGGCAACGTTCACGTCGGACATAACGCCACTGACGCTGGCGGCACATCGTGACAGCTACGAGATCATCAAGCTGCTACTGGACCGCGGCGCGCGTTTGCCGGCACCGCACGACGTTCGCTGCGGCTGCGATGAGTGCGTGCGGTCACGGCGCGAAGACTCCCTGCGCCACTCGCGCTCGCGGATCAACGCTTATCGCGCGCTCGCTTCGCCGTCCCTCATCGCACTCTCATCCAAGGACCCAATCCTCACCGCGTTTGAGCTGTCGTGGGAGCTGCGGCGGCTATCGGCGCTGGAGCACGAGTTCAAGACCGAGTACCAGGAACTCCGTGGTCAATGCCAAGAGTTTGCCACGGCGTTGCTGGACCACACGCGCACCTCACACGAGCTCCAAGTGCTGCTCAACCACGAGAAGGGTTGCCCACAGCCACCGCCACTGCTCGAGCCGGGTGCTCCAGAGCGAATGCGACTGTCGCGGCTCAAACTCGCCATCAAACTGCGCCAGAAAAAG TTCGTGGCGCACCCTAACGTGCAGCAGCTGTTGGCTTCCATCTGGTACGAATCAGTGCCGGGCTTCCGCCGTAAAAACATGGTGCTGCAGGCCGCTGAGATGGTGCGCATCGGCGCCATGTTCCCGCTGTACTCGCTGGCCTACCTGGCCGCACCGCACTCCACGGCCGGCCGCATGCTACGCAAGCCCTTCATCAAGTTCCTTTGCCACTCCGCTAGCTACTTCATGTTTCTAT TCTTGCTGATCTTGGCGTCGCAGCGCATAGAGACGACGGCGGGCATCTTCGGCGGTGGGCCGGCGGACGCGCCCGTTTCCCGACGCGGCTCGCCACCCACGCTCGTCGAGTGGCTCATCCTGGCCTGGGTCAGCG GACTGATCTGGAGTGAAGTAAAGCAACTTTGGGACATGGGGCTGCGCGAGTACGTGCACGACATGTGGAACGTGATCGACTTCGTCACCAACTCACTGTACGTGGCCACCGTCGCACTGCGCGTCGTCTCTCACTTCCAG GTGCGGCGCGAGATGCACTTGGGCCTGCAATGGAATCAGCCGCGCGAGAAGTGGGACGCCTGGGACCCCATGCTGTTGTCTGAGGGTCTGTTTTCCGCCGCTAACATCTTCAGCAGCCTCAAGTTGGTGTACATCTTCAGCGTCAATCCCCACCTCGGCCCGCTCCAAGTGTCACTCAGCCGAATGGTGCTCGACATACTCAAATTCTTCGTGCTCGACATTCTCGTAATATTTGCCTTCTCGTGTG GCCTTAACCAACTACTTTGGTATTACGCGGACATGGAGAAGAAGCGCTGTCCGTCGGCCGGCGCTCACGCCCCTACCAACTCGACTGCTCCTCAGGACCCCGACGCCTGCGTAGTTTGGAGAAGATTCGCAAA CTTGTTCGAGACGATGCAGACTCTGTTCTGGGCGGCTTTCGGACTCGTGGACCTGGACTCGTTTGAACTGGACGGTATCAAGATCTTCACGCGTTTCTGGGGCATGCTCATGTTCGGCACCTATGCTGTCATCAACGTTATCGTGCTGCTCAACCTGCTCATCGCCATGATGAATCACTCGTATCAGCTTATTTCC GAGCGCGCGGACGTGGAGTGGAAGTTCGCTCGCAGCAAATTGTGGATCAGCTATTTCGAAGAAGGAGGCACCGCGCCTCCGCCTTTCAACGTCCTTCCTTCACCCAAGTCCGCGCTGTACGCTTGGCGCTGGCTACAGCGACGCCTCTGCGGCCACGCGCGGGCCAAGCGCGAGCACATGCGCACTATACGA AGGAAAGCCAAGCAGACGACCGAACGCGAGTTCAGATACCAG GCGATCATGCGCAACTTGGTGCGTCGCTACGTGACGGTGCAGCAGCGACGCGCCGAGTGCGGCGGCGTCACCGAGGACGACGTCAACGAGATCAAGCAGGACGTGAGCGCCTTTCGCTGCGAGCTCGTTGAAATCCTGCGCAACTCGGGCATGAACACGTCCACCGCTAACGCCGGTGCGCCAG GAGGCGGAGGCGGTAAAAAGAACCGGCAGAAGGAGCGTCGGCTGATGAAAGGATTCAACATAGCGGGAGGTTCGCTAGCTCCGGTGGACGAGTTCTTCGCGTCGTTACACCACGACCACGGCGGGGCGCACGGCGGCGGTCATCACGGTTCTCTGTCGGCTCTACTCGGCGGGCGCCTGCGCACGAGCCAGTCCAGTCTGTCCGACGGCCCGGGAGGGCCCGCCCCACGCAAGCCACCGCACCACAAACGCCGCTGGGGGACCATCATCGAGGCGGCGCGAGCTGCCCGAGTTTCACGTCTCATCGGTCGGTCGCGCTCCGAGGACTCCGTCTGTGACCACGCGGGACCCTCGCCGAG CGGTAGCGAGAGGTCCGACTCGGGCAGCGACTCGCAGCGGAGTCCCGAACGAGCGCCCCGCGGCAGACCGTCGCATCCGTTGAGCGCTCTGGCAGCGCTGAAGTGCAAGCGCAAAAAGTTTGGCGACTCGCGACGTCAGGCGGACGGCGGGATGGAAGCGCTCCAGCGCGCGAGCTCAGTCCCGGCGCGAGCGCCCCCCGCCCCTCGAGCCGCGCCTCCAGTTGCACGTCCGCAGCAACCGGTCGCACCCGACGAGGCCGCGACGAAGGGAGGCAGCCGGGAGCCGCTACTCGCCAGCCTCGAGGACGACGCTCTCAAG GACAAATGCGGGCAGTGCGGGTACGACAGCGGCGGGGGCGAGTCGGCGAGGGTGAACGGAGCGAGGGAAGCCGATACGGGGACCGAGTCGTGCGGACGCTGCGCGGCGCTGGCTCGGCTCGCCGGCGTCACGCCGCTGCACGGCCACGCGCCGCATCACTCCGCCGGCTGGCTCTGA